One region of Wyeomyia smithii strain HCP4-BCI-WySm-NY-G18 chromosome 3, ASM2978416v1, whole genome shotgun sequence genomic DNA includes:
- the LOC129730645 gene encoding hydroxysteroid dehydrogenase-like protein 1 — protein sequence MQFEIEYLVLYLLAAIGLYTTVIFSYECGKSPLAILWSVFFPNDEPLNKRYGPWAVITGSSDGIGKQYAFNLASKGMNVFLISRTESKLQDIAEQIRSQYSVKVQWLAIDFSQSPKIYETIRKSLTGLEIGILVNNVGVAEENPLAFDEISIENVQQSVSINIMAALQMTHMLLPGMKQRRRGLIINMSSSAGNMPMPYHNLYGASKAYLNSFTLALDQELRGSGVECQLVNPMFVRTKINKVIHSDKTWSVILTDVEKYTEHAVATIGRTNCTTGYWVHGLQTTLCRLLPKSVLVAHWNYSAKIIRAKLFRN from the exons ATGCAGTTCGAAATAGAATACTTGGTGCTTTACCTGCTTGCTGCCATAGGACTGTACACAACGGTTATATTCTCATATGAATGCGGCAAATCACCTTTAGCCATTCTGTGGAGTGTCTTTTTCCCGAACGATGAACCGCTCAACAAGCGGTATGGACCTTGGGCCG TAATCACGGGGTCTTCCGATGGCATAGGGAAACAATACGCATTCAACTTAGCCAGCAAGGGCATGAATGTGTTCCTGATTTCAAGAACGGAATCCAAGCTCCAGGATATTGCAGAGCAAATACGGTCACAGTACTCCGTTAAAGTCCAATGGCTGGCAATCGATTTTTCGCAGAGTCCAAAAATTTATGAAACCATCAGAAAATCTCTCACCGGACTTGAGATTGGAATTTTAG TGAACAACGTCGGAGTTGCCGAAGAGAATCCTCTAGCTTTCGACGAAATCTCGATCGAAAATGTACAACAATCGGTATCTATCAACATAATGGCTGCCTTGCAGATGACCCACATGCTACTGCCGGGGATGAAGCAACGACGACGCGGATTAATCATCAACATGTCCTCTAGCGCAGGAAACATGCCGATGCCATACCATAACCTATATGGAGCTTCCAAGGCGTATCTAAATAGTTTCACGTTAGCTCTTGATCAAGAACTTCGTGGCTCGGGAGTCGAATGCCAACTAGTGAATCCCATGTTCGTTCGAACCAAAATTAATAAGGTAATACATTCCGATAAAACATGGTCCGTTATTTTAACAGACGTCGAGAAATATACCGAGCATGCCGTTGCTACGATTGGGCGCACGAACTGTACCACTGGATACTGGGTCCATGGATTGCAG ACAACTCTGTGCCGGTTACTCCCAAAATCGGTTCTGGTAGCCCATTGGAATTACTCTGCAAAAATTATCAGAGCAAAACTTTTTCGGAACTAG